AGTGCACCCGGCGCTGCGACTTCTGCCAGATCGACACCGGCAAGCCGCAGCCGCTCGACCGCGACGAGCCGCGCCGGGTGGCCGAGTCGGTGCAGGCGATGGGCCTGCGCTACGCGACCATCACCGGCGTCGCCCGCGATGACCTGCCCGACGGTGGCGCGTGGCTCTACGCCGAGACGGTGCGGGCCATCCACCAGCTCAACCCGGGCACCGGTGTGGAGAACCTGATCCCCGACTTCAACGGCAAGCCCGACCTGCTGGCCGAGGTGTTCGAGTCGCGGCCCGAGGTGCTGGCCCACAACGTCGAGACCGTCCCCCGCATCTTCAAGCGCATCCGCCCCGGTTTCCGGTTCGACCGGTCGCTCGCCGTGCTCACCGCCGCCCGCGAGGCCGGCCTGGTCACCAAGTCCAA
The Actinomycetes bacterium DNA segment above includes these coding regions:
- a CDS encoding lipoyl synthase; the encoded protein is MTTAPEGRKLLRLEVRNAETPIERKPSWIKTRATMGPEYTELKSLVKREGLHTVCEEAGCPNIFECWEDREATFLIGGDQCTRRCDFCQIDTGKPQPLDRDEPRRVAESVQAMGLRYATITGVARDDLPDGGAWLYAETVRAIHQLNPGTGVENLIPDFNGKPDLLAEVFESRPEVLAHNVETVPRIFKRIRPGFRFDRSLAVLTAAREAGLVTKS